The following proteins are encoded in a genomic region of Bacteroidales bacterium:
- a CDS encoding lmo0937 family membrane protein, with protein sequence MGNLLYAIALILIIFWVIGFIGYSAGGIIHILLIIAAIAVILRIIQGKKPI encoded by the coding sequence ATGGGAAATTTACTTTATGCCATAGCTCTAATTTTAATCATCTTTTGGGTAATTGGATTTATTGGCTACAGTGCCGGAGGCATCATACACATTCTTCTAATTATAGCAGCTATTGCAGTAATACTTAGAATTATTCAGGGAAAGAAACCAATTTAA
- a CDS encoding porin family protein: MKKIILTTLAIILMANINKAQENKDVRDKLMFGLKAGANYSNVYDTKGEEFHADAKFGFAGGAFISIPIGKFMGIQPEILFSQKGFQATGSILGYTYKFTRTTNYIDIPLFFALKPSSFLTLLAGPQFSYMTKQSDVFSSSTINSEQEQEFKNSNVRKNILCFTGGVDINLTHIVLGARVGWDVQNNNGDGTSTNPRYKNVWYQATIGYRFYN, translated from the coding sequence ATGAAAAAAATAATTTTAACAACGTTAGCAATTATCTTAATGGCTAACATTAACAAAGCACAGGAAAACAAAGACGTTCGCGATAAGCTTATGTTTGGATTAAAAGCAGGTGCGAATTACTCAAATGTATATGATACAAAAGGCGAAGAATTTCATGCAGATGCAAAATTTGGTTTTGCCGGAGGTGCTTTTATATCAATCCCTATTGGAAAATTTATGGGTATTCAACCTGAAATATTATTTTCTCAAAAAGGATTTCAGGCAACAGGTAGTATTCTTGGCTACACCTATAAATTTACACGTACCACTAATTATATTGATATACCTCTATTTTTTGCATTAAAACCAAGTAGTTTTTTGACTTTGCTGGCAGGACCTCAATTTTCATACATGACAAAGCAAAGTGATGTATTTTCGAGCTCAACTATTAATTCAGAACAAGAGCAAGAATTTAAAAATAGTAATGTTCGTAAAAACATTTTGTGTTTTACGGGTGGTGTTGATATTAATCTAACACATATTGTACTTGGTGCAAGAGTTGGATGGGATGTTCAGAATAACAACGGAGATGGAACATCTACAAATCCACGTTACAAAAATGTTTGGTACCAAGCAACTATAGGATACAGGTTTTATAATTAA
- a CDS encoding CsbD family protein, protein MNTTEIKGNWNEQKGKLKQKFAALTDNDLKFAEGKKDEMYGRLQKKLGKTKEELQKIIAGL, encoded by the coding sequence ATGAACACAACTGAAATAAAAGGAAACTGGAATGAACAAAAAGGTAAGCTCAAACAAAAATTTGCAGCATTAACAGACAATGACCTTAAGTTTGCCGAAGGCAAAAAAGACGAAATGTATGGACGACTTCAAAAAAAGCTTGGTAAAACTAAAGAAGAATTACAAAAAATTATTGCCGGACTTTAA
- a CDS encoding universal stress protein: MKKVLIALDYDPTAQKVAEVGFSLAKAMEAEVTLLHVILNPVNYSSPGHVTIMGFGEFTDINPLQLDSIDELKKATQHFLDKSKLHLGDKTIQTLVEEGDCAESILKTAQRMRADIIVMGSHSRKWLENIVMGSVTEKVLHNTAIPLFVVPTRKHN, translated from the coding sequence ATGAAAAAAGTATTGATTGCGCTGGATTATGATCCAACTGCACAAAAAGTAGCAGAAGTAGGATTTTCATTAGCTAAAGCTATGGAAGCCGAAGTGACATTACTTCATGTAATTTTAAATCCGGTGAATTATTCTTCTCCGGGACATGTTACGATAATGGGGTTTGGTGAATTTACGGATATAAACCCACTACAATTAGATAGTATTGATGAATTGAAAAAAGCAACTCAGCATTTTCTTGATAAATCAAAACTCCACCTTGGTGATAAAACCATTCAAACTTTAGTAGAAGAAGGTGATTGTGCTGAATCCATATTAAAGACAGCACAAAGAATGCGGGCAGATATTATTGTTATGGGCTCTCACAGCCGGAAATGGCTGGAAAATATAGTCATGGGAAGTGTTACGGAAAAAGTTTTACATAACACTGCTATACCGCTTTTTGTAGTACCAACGAGAAAACATAATTGA
- a CDS encoding general stress protein CsbD — protein sequence MNTTDIKEYWNKLQRKLKQRYPKLTDADLHYQEGKEQDMLRMAEYKLHKTKKEMREIIADL from the coding sequence ATGAATACAACAGATATAAAAGAATACTGGAATAAACTTCAAAGAAAACTCAAACAAAGATATCCAAAATTAACGGATGCTGATTTGCATTATCAGGAAGGCAAGGAACAGGATATGTTAAGAATGGCAGAATATAAACTTCACAAAACAAAAAAAGAGATGCGGGAAATAATTGCAGATTTATAA
- a CDS encoding response regulator, which produces MKFFKRKSQDKKIIFIVEDNEVYAKSLQEFLITCFPDIKEIKTFRIGEMCLMEMHRSPNIVIMDYFLNSKYKDAYNGLETIKQIKVVKPQTNIILLSSQEKLSVILEAIKQYDCYYLLKKDQEAFYRVKQCIIEIFNREKSPAYKS; this is translated from the coding sequence ATGAAATTTTTCAAAAGAAAAAGTCAGGACAAAAAAATTATTTTTATTGTGGAAGACAATGAAGTGTATGCAAAATCATTGCAGGAATTTTTAATAACTTGTTTCCCCGACATAAAAGAAATAAAAACTTTCCGTATTGGAGAAATGTGTTTAATGGAAATGCACCGTAGTCCAAACATTGTTATCATGGATTATTTTCTGAATTCCAAATATAAAGATGCATATAACGGGCTTGAAACAATCAAACAAATAAAAGTCGTGAAACCGCAAACAAATATCATTTTATTAAGCTCTCAGGAAAAACTCAGTGTCATTTTAGAAGCGATTAAGCAATATGATTGTTACTATTTGCTAAAAAAAGACCAGGAAGCATTTTACAGAGTGAAACAGTGCATTATAGAGATTTTCAATCGTGAAAAGTCACCAGCTTATAAGTCGTGA
- a CDS encoding Hpt domain-containing protein, which translates to MNSTELENVCDFRYLNEIMNGKKHLIKEITNAFLKQLPEELHCINDAITKTDYAIIKSFAHSMKSSVSIMGISILAPVLQEMEELGTTAADIEKIKELNQTLNLICNKAILEIEKHNYV; encoded by the coding sequence ATGAATAGTACAGAACTCGAAAATGTATGCGACTTCAGGTATCTTAATGAAATAATGAATGGAAAAAAACATTTGATAAAAGAAATAACAAATGCTTTCCTCAAGCAACTTCCCGAAGAACTTCATTGTATTAATGATGCTATAACAAAAACAGATTATGCGATAATAAAGAGCTTTGCTCATTCCATGAAGTCGTCTGTTTCCATAATGGGTATTTCTATCCTTGCACCTGTTTTACAGGAGATGGAAGAGTTGGGAACAACGGCAGCAGATATTGAAAAAATAAAAGAACTGAACCAGACACTTAATTTAATATGCAATAAGGCAATTTTAGAAATAGAAAAACACAATTATGTTTAA
- a CDS encoding DUF748 domain-containing protein, with protein sequence MKIANTKLKKILIIVISSIIITVMVVILFISIITKYLVERYDEKYTGRQITMDWAFVNPFAGYIYFSNLKIYESKSLPALIESDSVFFSAKGVSANFAMLKMLSKTYEITEITLTRPKGIIIQNNKDFNFNDLIKKFTPEKSDTTSSPVHFNILNIKIKNGEFYYREKVIPVNYFIKEVNLESTGKRWNADTIWVKYSFLSGTGSGSAKGNFTINFKNLDYRLAAIVDKFDLKFIEQYLKDLVNYGNFSAKLDADIKATGNLNDQENINAKGLLVLNNFHFGKNLNDDYASFDKLLLKIDALSPKNHKYLFDSLFLIHPFLKYERYDYLDNLQRMFGKHGDNISAARADPVAFNLILEIADYVKLLARNFFKSDYKINKLAIYNGVLKFNDYSIAEKFSIEANPLYIFADSINKNRKRVEVSFKSGIHPYGNISVILSIDPKDSTNFDMQYHLQKLSASMFNPYLITYTSFPLDRGTIELNGKWKVRSGIIKSNNNLLVIDPRVAVRQKNKDTKWIPSPLIMFFIRETGNVIDYEIPITGNLKNPKFHLCDAIFDMLENIFVKPITIPYRIHVKNTENKIEKSLTLKWEMQQNSLLPNQERFVNKMVDFLINNTEAFIYVYPMVYTEKEKEYILFFEAKKKYFLLSKDENARFLSKNDSLKVDKMSVKDSLFVKYLNKKFGNVVLFTIQAKCYRYIGSDVINDKFKQLNKEREDAFMLHFKKNAVENRVKIYTGENNIPYNGFSFYKIVYKGELPETLIKAYQQMNELNTATPRKKFEKEREKNNKVL encoded by the coding sequence ATGAAAATTGCAAATACCAAATTAAAAAAAATATTAATTATTGTAATCAGTTCCATCATCATTACTGTAATGGTTGTTATTTTATTTATTTCAATCATCACAAAATATCTGGTTGAAAGGTATGATGAAAAATACACAGGAAGGCAAATTACAATGGACTGGGCTTTTGTAAATCCGTTTGCCGGTTACATTTATTTCAGCAACCTTAAAATTTACGAATCAAAAAGTTTACCTGCTTTAATTGAAAGCGACAGCGTTTTCTTTTCAGCAAAAGGGGTAAGTGCAAATTTCGCCATGCTTAAAATGTTATCGAAAACCTATGAAATAACAGAAATCACATTAACCCGACCAAAGGGAATAATTATTCAAAACAATAAAGATTTTAATTTTAATGATTTGATAAAAAAATTTACTCCCGAAAAATCTGATACAACTTCATCACCGGTTCATTTTAACATTCTAAATATAAAAATAAAAAACGGAGAGTTCTATTACCGTGAAAAAGTAATTCCGGTAAATTATTTTATCAAAGAAGTAAATTTAGAAAGTACGGGCAAGCGATGGAATGCAGATACAATTTGGGTAAAATATTCTTTCCTTTCAGGAACCGGAAGCGGCAGTGCAAAAGGCAATTTTACAATCAATTTTAAGAACCTCGATTATCGCCTTGCAGCTATCGTGGATAAATTCGATTTAAAATTTATAGAACAATACCTCAAAGATTTAGTAAACTACGGAAACTTTAGTGCCAAGCTTGATGCAGACATAAAAGCAACAGGAAATTTAAACGATCAGGAAAATATAAATGCCAAAGGACTGTTGGTATTGAATAATTTTCATTTTGGGAAAAATCTTAATGATGATTATGCGTCCTTTGACAAATTGTTGTTAAAAATTGATGCATTGAGTCCGAAGAACCATAAATATCTTTTTGATTCATTATTTCTTATTCATCCTTTTTTAAAATATGAGCGTTATGATTATTTAGATAACCTGCAAAGGATGTTTGGAAAACACGGAGACAACATTTCAGCAGCCAGAGCAGACCCTGTCGCTTTCAACCTGATTCTTGAAATTGCCGATTACGTAAAACTGCTTGCAAGAAATTTTTTTAAGAGTGATTATAAGATTAATAAACTGGCGATTTACAACGGTGTTTTAAAATTCAATGACTATTCTATTGCCGAAAAATTTTCAATAGAAGCAAATCCTCTCTACATTTTTGCTGATTCTATTAATAAAAACCGTAAACGTGTGGAGGTTTCTTTTAAATCAGGCATTCATCCTTATGGCAATATATCAGTAATTCTGAGCATTGATCCCAAAGACAGCACAAATTTTGATATGCAATATCATCTTCAAAAATTGTCTGCTTCTATGTTTAATCCTTATCTTATTACTTATACTTCTTTCCCTTTAGACAGGGGAACTATAGAACTCAATGGCAAATGGAAAGTGAGAAGTGGAATTATAAAAAGCAATAATAATCTGCTGGTAATTGACCCGCGTGTAGCCGTTCGCCAAAAAAACAAAGATACAAAATGGATTCCATCGCCTTTGATAATGTTCTTCATTCGTGAAACCGGCAATGTTATTGATTACGAAATTCCGATAACCGGCAATTTAAAGAATCCTAAATTTCACTTGTGCGATGCAATCTTTGACATGCTTGAAAATATTTTTGTCAAGCCCATCACAATTCCCTACAGAATACATGTAAAAAATACAGAAAATAAAATTGAGAAATCACTCACGTTGAAATGGGAAATGCAGCAGAATTCACTATTACCCAATCAGGAAAGGTTTGTAAATAAAATGGTGGATTTTCTGATAAATAACACTGAAGCGTTTATATATGTTTATCCTATGGTTTATACCGAAAAAGAAAAGGAATATATCCTGTTTTTTGAAGCCAAGAAGAAATATTTTTTATTATCTAAAGATGAAAATGCCCGGTTTCTCAGTAAAAATGATTCTCTAAAGGTTGATAAAATGTCGGTAAAGGATTCTTTGTTTGTTAAGTATTTAAACAAAAAATTTGGCAATGTCGTGCTGTTTACTATACAAGCGAAATGTTACAGATATATCGGTTCAGACGTCATCAACGACAAGTTCAAACAATTAAATAAAGAAAGAGAAGATGCTTTTATGTTACACTTTAAGAAAAATGCAGTGGAAAACCGTGTGAAAATTTATACCGGTGAAAACAACATCCCATACAACGGCTTTTCGTTTTACAAAATAGTTTACAAAGGCGAACTTCCGGAGACATTAATAAAGGCATATCAGCAAATGAATGAATTAAACACTGCAACCCCGAGAAAAAAGTTTGAAAAAGAACGCGAGAAAAACAACAAAGTGCTTTAA
- a CDS encoding YihY/virulence factor BrkB family protein: MQIKNTVKKTGYLLKETFKEFIDDNSLKLSAALSYYTIFSLPPLLIIIISLSGIFFGADAVKGEIFGQINGLVGNDAALQIQETIKNVELSNSNIFATIAGVIILLIGASGVFGEIQGSINYIWGIKAKPKRGLIKFMYNRLMSFSMIGSVGFLLLVGLIVNSLIEILNKRLAINFPQDAIYLFYFVNVLIVFVIITLLFIIIFKTLPDGKIAFRDCIIGASFTAFLFMIGKFAIGFYLGSYNIASVYGAAGSIILILVWVYYSAIILYFGAEFTKVYAHTHGQKIIPNAYSVQIKK, translated from the coding sequence ATGCAAATAAAAAACACCGTAAAAAAAACAGGTTATCTCCTCAAAGAAACCTTCAAGGAATTCATAGACGACAATTCTCTTAAATTAAGTGCAGCGTTGTCCTATTACACTATTTTTTCTTTACCCCCATTGCTTATCATCATCATATCCCTGAGTGGAATATTTTTCGGCGCTGATGCTGTAAAAGGTGAAATTTTCGGGCAGATTAACGGACTAGTGGGTAATGATGCCGCATTGCAAATACAGGAAACAATAAAAAACGTAGAGCTTTCAAACAGTAATATATTTGCTACTATAGCAGGTGTTATCATTTTATTAATCGGGGCATCAGGCGTGTTTGGCGAAATTCAGGGCTCCATAAATTATATATGGGGTATTAAAGCAAAACCCAAACGAGGTTTAATAAAATTTATGTACAACCGTCTTATGTCATTTTCCATGATTGGTTCTGTAGGGTTTTTATTATTGGTTGGTTTAATCGTAAATTCTTTAATTGAAATTCTCAACAAACGTTTGGCAATAAACTTTCCGCAGGATGCTATTTATTTATTTTACTTTGTCAATGTACTCATCGTTTTCGTTATCATAACGCTTTTATTTATCATAATATTTAAAACACTGCCGGATGGGAAAATAGCTTTCCGCGATTGCATCATCGGAGCATCCTTTACAGCCTTTCTTTTTATGATTGGCAAATTCGCCATCGGTTTTTATCTTGGAAGTTATAACATTGCATCAGTTTATGGTGCTGCCGGCTCCATCATTTTAATTCTTGTCTGGGTTTATTATTCAGCCATCATACTCTATTTCGGCGCCGAATTCACCAAAGTATATGCACACACTCACGGGCAAAAAATAATTCCAAACGCATATTCAGTTCAAATAAAAAAATAA
- a CDS encoding MlaD family protein: protein MDTHTPKFKVRLGLFIAGGLVLFVIAIFLIGKQKNLFNPVFKLTTTFYNVSGLQVGNNIRFSGINVGTVDNIRIINDSTVMVDMLIKKNVRQFIKSDCEVAIGSEGLIGDRLLIITQGSYDAPLAKAGQQIASKEPVETDAIMASLLVTAGNAEIISQQLAEIMVKINKGNGMLGQLIQDSAFAENLNQTMVNLKRSSKGLNENMNAAKENFLFKGYFKRKEKAAEKKKDDAEEEKQKNQ from the coding sequence ATGGATACGCACACACCAAAATTCAAAGTACGGCTAGGACTGTTTATTGCAGGAGGATTGGTACTTTTCGTAATTGCAATTTTCTTAATAGGAAAGCAGAAAAATTTATTTAACCCTGTTTTTAAACTTACTACAACTTTTTATAATGTAAGCGGATTACAGGTTGGAAATAATATTCGTTTCTCGGGAATCAATGTAGGTACTGTTGACAACATCCGCATTATAAACGATTCTACTGTAATGGTAGATATGCTGATTAAAAAAAATGTCAGGCAGTTTATTAAATCGGACTGTGAAGTGGCAATAGGTTCGGAAGGACTTATTGGCGACCGGCTTTTAATTATTACGCAGGGAAGCTATGATGCTCCATTAGCAAAAGCCGGACAACAAATTGCATCAAAAGAGCCGGTTGAAACAGATGCCATTATGGCAAGTTTGCTGGTAACAGCAGGTAATGCCGAAATTATTTCGCAACAACTTGCAGAGATTATGGTTAAAATAAACAAAGGAAACGGAATGCTTGGCCAATTAATTCAGGACTCAGCCTTTGCGGAAAATCTTAATCAGACCATGGTGAACCTTAAAAGAAGCAGCAAAGGGCTAAATGAAAACATGAATGCAGCCAAGGAAAATTTCCTTTTCAAAGGTTATTTTAAAAGGAAAGAAAAAGCAGCTGAAAAAAAGAAGGATGATGCTGAAGAAGAAAAGCAGAAAAACCAATAG
- a CDS encoding ATP-binding cassette domain-containing protein: protein MNTTQTNTINNTLSKTISNEPVIEINNLKKSFGKQEVLKNISLNLFNGENLVVLGKSGSGKSVLIKCIVGLLNSDSGIINVFEKDVTALNRKELGEFRKKIGFLFQSGALYDSMTVKQNLEFPLRRIKKNLTEKEIEEKVNEVLENVGLADALDKMPSQLSGGMRKRISLARTIVVDPMIMLYDEPTTGLDPVTSNEISILINDVQKKYKTSSIIITHDIECARTNADRIIMLHDGEVYQEGNIEKFENSNDTLIKSFFK, encoded by the coding sequence ATGAACACAACCCAAACAAATACTATAAATAATACTTTATCTAAAACGATAAGCAATGAACCCGTTATTGAAATAAATAATCTCAAGAAATCATTTGGGAAACAAGAGGTATTAAAAAATATTTCTTTAAATCTTTTTAATGGCGAAAACCTGGTTGTGCTTGGAAAGTCAGGTAGTGGTAAATCTGTTTTAATAAAATGTATTGTTGGTTTATTAAATTCTGATAGCGGAATAATAAATGTGTTTGAAAAAGATGTTACTGCATTAAACAGAAAAGAACTGGGTGAATTCAGAAAGAAAATTGGTTTTCTTTTTCAGAGTGGTGCATTATATGATTCCATGACTGTAAAACAAAATCTGGAATTTCCGTTGCGAAGAATAAAAAAGAATCTTACCGAAAAAGAAATTGAAGAAAAAGTAAATGAGGTTTTGGAAAATGTAGGCTTGGCTGATGCATTGGATAAAATGCCTTCACAACTCTCCGGCGGCATGCGAAAACGAATAAGTTTGGCACGCACCATTGTTGTGGACCCTATGATAATGCTTTATGATGAACCAACAACAGGACTTGACCCTGTTACTTCCAATGAAATAAGTATACTCATAAATGATGTTCAAAAAAAATATAAAACTTCTTCCATCATCATCACGCATGATATTGAATGTGCACGCACTAATGCAGACCGAATTATCATGTTGCATGACGGCGAAGTTTATCAGGAAGGAAATATTGAAAAATTTGAAAATTCAAACGACACATTAATCAAATCATTTTTTAAATAA
- a CDS encoding ABC transporter permease: MKKLTPLTKVNDFAMGQFMRLSERTLGKTEKVNNFLAEIANIFLFISRTIKETFSRDFEFKEFLRQCFQIGYKSLPLISVTGTIMGLVLTIQTRPVLIDFGAVTMLPGMVAVSLIREMGPVITALICAGKIGSGMGAELGSMKVTEQIDAMEVSSTNPMRFLVVTRVLAATLMIPLLILYADALGILGSWAGANIKGEVTFVLFFSQAFSHVEFIDFLPAVVKSFFFGAVIGLVGCYKGYTAGRGTESVGIAANSAVVLASLLVIIVDMIAVQITDMMIL, encoded by the coding sequence ATGAAAAAACTTACTCCTCTTACTAAAGTAAATGATTTTGCAATGGGGCAATTCATGAGGCTCAGCGAAAGAACTCTTGGGAAAACCGAAAAAGTAAACAATTTTTTAGCGGAGATAGCCAACATTTTCTTATTCATATCGCGTACGATTAAAGAAACTTTTTCCCGTGATTTTGAATTCAAAGAATTTTTGCGCCAGTGTTTTCAAATCGGATATAAATCTTTACCTCTTATTTCAGTAACCGGAACCATTATGGGCTTGGTGCTTACTATTCAAACGCGCCCGGTACTTATTGATTTCGGAGCAGTAACAATGCTTCCGGGAATGGTAGCGGTATCTCTTATCAGGGAAATGGGTCCGGTTATAACAGCATTGATATGCGCAGGAAAAATCGGTTCGGGCATGGGAGCAGAATTAGGTTCAATGAAAGTGACTGAACAAATTGATGCCATGGAAGTATCCTCCACCAATCCCATGAGATTTTTAGTTGTTACAAGAGTTTTAGCAGCAACGCTTATGATACCTTTATTGATTTTATATGCAGATGCTCTTGGCATATTAGGAAGCTGGGCGGGTGCAAATATTAAAGGTGAGGTAACGTTTGTTTTATTTTTCTCACAGGCATTCAGCCATGTTGAGTTCATCGATTTTTTACCGGCTGTTGTTAAGTCGTTCTTTTTCGGTGCCGTAATTGGCTTGGTTGGATGTTATAAAGGATATACGGCAGGGCGCGGAACAGAAAGTGTGGGTATTGCAGCAAATTCTGCTGTTGTGTTAGCCTCGCTCCTTGTTATAATTGTAGATATGATTGCAGTACAAATCACAGATATGATGATATTATGA
- a CDS encoding CsbD family protein yields the protein MNTTEVKGNWNEQKGKLKQKFAILTDNDLMLVDGKKEEMLGKLQIKLGKTKEELYKIIAAL from the coding sequence ATGAACACAACAGAAGTAAAAGGAAACTGGAATGAGCAGAAAGGCAAACTAAAACAGAAATTTGCAATCTTAACGGACAATGACCTGATGCTTGTAGATGGCAAGAAAGAGGAGATGTTGGGAAAACTTCAAATCAAACTTGGCAAAACAAAAGAAGAATTATACAAGATTATTGCAGCACTTTAA